The following coding sequences lie in one Desulfonatronum thiodismutans genomic window:
- a CDS encoding GNAT family N-acetyltransferase, whose protein sequence is MAKDVFLWTALSPSQALELDELLWTALWKPLGLDRDVRGKFKAPGRETVIAAEMDGRIIGGLVAVWDDQGEVELRHLAVDADSRGRGVGTRLATTLLESARVQGCCRVHAIARNTSVPFFRKLGFGPAPGTAPQHPLFEQHGIRFELMEMGIGEGARQQDEPEAYG, encoded by the coding sequence ATGGCTAAAGATGTGTTTCTTTGGACCGCATTGTCCCCGTCCCAGGCGCTGGAACTGGACGAGCTGCTGTGGACGGCCCTGTGGAAACCGCTGGGTTTGGACCGGGACGTGCGCGGAAAATTCAAGGCCCCGGGCCGGGAGACCGTGATCGCGGCAGAGATGGATGGCCGGATCATCGGGGGCCTGGTTGCTGTTTGGGACGACCAAGGCGAGGTGGAGCTGCGCCACCTGGCCGTGGACGCGGACTCTCGGGGCCGGGGCGTGGGAACACGGCTGGCAACGACCCTGCTGGAGAGCGCCAGGGTCCAAGGCTGTTGCCGGGTGCATGCCATTGCCCGGAACACATCGGTTCCTTTCTTCAGGAAGCTGGGCTTTGGCCCAGCGCCAGGCACCGCCCCGCAGCATCCCTTGTTTGAACAGCATGGGATCCGGTTTGAGCTGATGGAGATGGGGATTGGTGAGGGGGCCAGGCAGCAGGATGAGCCGGAGGCATATGGATGA